The following is a genomic window from Amblyraja radiata isolate CabotCenter1 chromosome 13, sAmbRad1.1.pri, whole genome shotgun sequence.
ggttttccgcccctggtccaAGACAAcacctatccacatcctccagagatgctgcctgacctgctgagaatatagttctgtttattattgtcacgtgtaccgaggtacagtgtaaagcttttttgttgtgtgctatccagttagtggaaggacaatacaggattacaatcaacccatccatagtgtacagatataggattaagggaatatcgattagtgcaaggtaaagtctgattaaagatagcctgatggatagtttaagaataaggggtaattcatttagaacggagatgaggaaaaactttttcacacagagagttgagagtctgtgaaattctctgccgcagatggtggtggaggccggttctctggatgctttcaagagagagctggacagagctcttaaagatagcgcagtcatgggatatggggaggaacagGGTATTAATTGTGCATGAtcgccatgatcacggtgaatagtggcctactcctgcacctattgtctattgtcttcaatgaataataatgaatgaataaaaatgttattagccaagtatgtccacatacaaggaatttacattGGAGCTTTGCTCGCATGTAACAACAAGATattcagtagacaattaaaaacaaaacattataatttaaacatgtgaaaataaagtaccagagtaaaaagaggctacggtcttttggctgttgaatagagttactgctcgtgggaagaagctgtttttatgtctgactgtggcaactttgacagtccggagtcgcctcccagagggaagtgattcaaagagtttgaggcAGGAGGTGAGATCGGCAGAAAACATCTGCATCTGCGGTAGATGGTAGGtggggactgctctctggttggtaaTTGGGTGGTTAGTacgtaggacagtacagcacaagaacgggcccttcggcccacaatgtttgtgccaaacatgacgccaggttaaactctcatctgcctgaacatgatccatatccctctctcccctctaattccacatgcccatctaaaagctccttaaacacccctgtcatatctgcctccaccacctccccaggtcaggcataccaggcccccaccactgccccgcgcatccccattaaactttcccccactctccttatagcgataccctctagtcttggacatttccagcctggcaTAAAAAGattctgagtgtctaccctaactgtgcctctcataattttatatacttactagactaagtgagacccgttgggtcccagcttcacacgggagggctggtcccccaacgcaatattccacctctgcaccacttccaatattgctgaccagtggggggggggtatctggagtgctggtatgaaccattttagaaccaatagacattttttgcaagctttagaaccaatagtttttttttttgcaagcttcagaaccaatagacattttttggacgctttagaacctatagagacactttttgcaagctttagaacgaatagacattttttgcaagctttagaaccaatagagatactttttgcaagctttagaaccaatagacatttttctgcaagctttagatccaatagacacttttttgcaagctttagaaccaatagacacattctgcaagcattttagcaccactaagggcacttacatttgagtagacatgtgttcagtgttattcacagctcagagaaacgtgaccctctgccttcctccatcttgaagagtgtgaggcacaccacttcatggttttattgtccctccccctgccgccagcaggggcagatgagagaatggggaattttgtaaaaacattaatatctctgacatTTTTCAAAAGTTAGAACCTTTTCCTCGTAAAACGTTTTGTGCTGCGCACGTCCGTCTTATGCGTTCTAATGAGGGGTggacgcaaggaattgcagatgctcgtttatataaaaagacaaagtgctggagtaacttcgcagTCACTGGGGGCCTGGTCTGGAGAAAGGTAGGTTTGTGATCCTTAGTGGAAGTCAGGTAAGTGGAGGAGCTTTGATTGTGCGTGTGGATCCTGAGGAAGGATAAAGTGAAGCTGAGATCTATGGAGTGAGCTgacttatttcagcactttgtggcgcagtggtagagttgccgccttacagcgtcagagaccatgttcgaacctgaccacgggtgctgcctgtacggagtttacgttcaccctgtgacacgtgagttttcccccgggtgctccagcttcccctcacactctaaagacgtgtacgcttgtagattacttggcttctgcaagttgtaaattgtccctggtgtgtaggatagtgtgtggggatcgctggtcggtgtgggctgacgagcctgtttccgcactgtatctgtaaagtcactCAAATAAGACTTGGCTGCTTTTTAAGCAGTTGTTGTGTTATGCAGAAGCAATACATTACAAGTGAAGCTATGCATGTTGCTAGTGCATCacaccaatatttagtttagtttacattagacaaacagtcccttcgacccactgagtctgtgccgaccagcaatcaccccattcattagttctttgctacacactaacgacaatttacagaagctaaataaccaataaccgtgcacatctttgggatgtgagaggaaatgggATATGACCATAAAACAATTATGACTcttgaaaccggaggaaacccacgtgttcacagggcgaatgtgcaaactccgcatggacagctcctgaggtcaggatcgaaccctggtctctgggtctgtgaggcaacaactaatctcatgattttatacacgtctataagatcaccacatcctatatagaggatgggagcagcctggcttgaggatagaactgaaaagttggattagaaatatctaaattcccatccttactgttttgttttccagcggaACGAATCATTCCAATCGATGGGCAAGGCCTCCCGACTAAGATCATTTCTCCGCAACATTTTTTGCTGGCCTTGCTGCCTGAATGACAACAAAGGCACCATCTCGGGGAGTTCCCACAGCTCCACACCATCACTTCCTCGGTCCATGGAAAATGTCATCATTCGGGTCCGCCTCGAAAACGGCCGTGGAAAGGTGTCCATAAAAATATTGGTaggtgcatggcattcttccatggctcagatactactttatagcagaaacacagcatggaaacaggcccttcggcccactgattccatgccgaccaacgattggataggatgcactagttcctgcatgctggggacaattaactgaagccaattaatctacaatcccatatatctttgaagtgtgggaggaatccagggcactggtgttagtcaggggttatggggagaaggcaggaatatggggttaggagggagataaagatctgccatgattgagtggcagatttagatcgatgggccgaatggcctaactctgcttctatgaccgtatgagcacctgaagaaaatcccatgcggtcacggggagaacatacaaactccccacagacagcagccacagtcaggatggaacccgggtctccggcgctgtatggcagcacatctaccattgctgcaatatatttgtgacttctgaataaaacattcggaaatgtgaaaagttgaaaacacaggagcttgtttctgtgctctttagttcaaagtctacaacagacgcaaaatttaatgagattctggtttctctcataaggggcaagagtcagaggatatagagtgatgcagtgtggccctttggcccatcttgcccacaccggccacgtgtcccacctgcctgcatttggcccatatccctccaaacttgtcatatccatgtacctgtccaattgcttcttaaacattgcgatagtcaatgcttcaacttcctcctctggcagctcgttccatacacccacctcaatgtgagaggggaaagatttagaaacatagagacatagaaaataggtacaggattaggccattcggccctttgagcctgcaccgccattcaatatgatcatggctgatcatccaactcagtatcctaaacctgccttctctccataccccctgatccctgtagccacaagggccacatctaactccctcttaaatatagccaatgaactggcctcaactaccttctgtggcagagaattccacagattcaccactctctgtgtgggaccgtaatagggacctgaggggcagctttttcacacaggtgggtgtagtgGTACAAAAGGCTGAGGTGAtcatatcgaggtgtataaaatcatgaggggaatagaaagagtGAATGCAGAGGGTGTTTTATCTcgggaggggaatcaagaccagaggacatgggtttaaggtgagagggggaagatttaataggaatctgaggggtgttaGGTTTTGggtgcgagctgccagaggaggtagttgtggcaggaactacacaatatttaaaagtcaACTGAACAGGTAGATGGGTAGAAAATGTTtcaaggggtatgggccaaacgtgggcaggtaggactggcGTAGAAAATGGGCATCTTGGCTGGTTTGGGTaagttgggttgaaaggcctgtttctgtggtgcatGGTGCTAAGGGTATAATGGTTTGAAAGATGCTCTGTATATGACTCCTGGAATGTGATTGGGGACACTCTTATCTTTCATTGCCTTGGACTCCCTGTAGTTTGAAATGGGAGGAGAGAATATAGATCCTAATATCAAGTAGGGTTAATTATTTGTTCAAAAGATGATCCTTTGCCAAACATGGTGTGAAGGCATCAGAAAAATCAATCTAAATGTCAATAATTTAAAATTAACGAGACCTTTGCCTACtgcagtgagttgcagtagtccagacgggaggagatgaaggcatggatcagtctttcagcagcgggaggtgtgagagagggtctgattttggcgatgttgcggagatgaaggaAGGAGGGTTTAGTGACATGGCgggtgtgaggctcaagggagagggtggaatcaaagatcacgccaaggttgcgggcctggggagatggggagacagtggtgacgtcgatggtgagagtggggttattgattttgctgagtgtggatttgaaggctatgaggaggaattctgttttattgctgttgagtttgaggaagttatgttgcatccaggtttttatagctgacaaacaggagttgatatgggagaggggggggggggggccggtgtggggggatttggtgccgaggtagatctgggtgtcatcggcgtaacagtggaagtccaggttgaagtggcggagtatgtgaccaagggggaggatgtagatgatgaagaggagggggccgagtacggagccttggggaacgccttgagtgactgtggctgtagcagaggtgggtttatggagagagatggtgggatctgttggaaagttaggaacagagccagctgagtgcagaaccttcaataccaaggtccccaagtctggtaagcaggattttatggttcactgtatcgaaggctgcactcaggtcgaggaggatgaggatgttgagggaaccagtgtcagcagaggtgaggaggtcggtgAGGACTGGTGTGAAAGGGTATTCAATGTATGGTGTGAACTcgatggtctgaagggcctgtttctattctgtatctctaaacttaactgacCGTAGGCCTGAGGATTGCAAACGACTGGTCAAATAATGGGGTAGCTTTTTtctaagatacacacaaaatactggagtaactcagcgggtcagacagcatctgaggagagaaggaatgggtgacatttcgtgtcgagacccttcttcaaactgagaggcaggggagattGAGTCtgcagatatggaagggtgaggtgtgaaaatgacagatcaaagaagACGATGCGGATTGAAGCGGAGCATTTTTCTAACACTTGTTTGTTTTCTGGTAAGAGGTTGTTAAATTCCTTTCAGTAGAACCTCAGTGCCACCCCACTCAATACACCTAGCATCTGAAGTAAATACTTTTTCCCTTCCTCTCCAGGTGACCGACGAAGAGAGATCCCCAGCCGTCATACAGCGAGCCATGGCTAAACACAATCTGGATGGCAACTGGCAGGATTATCATCTTGTCCTGATCGTCTCCAAAGACAGAGGTGAGGAATAAAACATAGGTTCCTTGATGCTGGAAGATGTACAATATTCCTCCTAAACTCAAtgtgttggaggagctcagcataTCAAGGTTATTATATTAAGCACTATGTTCAGcatattaagttacagagaaaggttgaacaagttaggtctttattctttggagcacagaaggttaaggggggacttgatagaggtctttaaaatgatgagagggatagacagtgttgacgtggataagcttttcccattgatagtagggaagattcaaacaagaggacatgacttgagaattaagggacagaagtttaggggtaacatgagggggaacttctttactcagagagtggtagctgtgtggaatgagcttccagtggaattggtggaggcaggttcgatgttatcatttaaaaataaattggatagttatattgacgggaaaggaatggagggttatggtgtgagtgcaggtagatgggactaggggagaataagtgttcggcatggactagaagggccgagatggcctgtttccgagctgtaattgttatctgattaaatggttatatggtggcacagcggtagagttgctgccttacagcattagagaccccatttccatcctgactccaggtgctgtctgtacggaatttgtacgttctcctatgACCGcaggagttttctccgggtgctccggtttcctcccaccctccaaagacatgaaggtttgtaggttaattggcttccataaaataTTTGTctcggtgtgtaggatagtgctagtgtacaggtgatcgcaggtccacatggactcgatgggccgaagagactgttttTCCATGCGTGTGACTACTAATATACTGaacaaaatgaaactaaattatctgtggagggaatgggcaggtgacatttcaggttgaaacctttCATATTGGATATGGAACCCACTTCCagttcgggttgagtctgaagaagggccccaacacaaaacgtcgcctgtccatgcctTCCAATGCGTGgaagcaggcactttggccctacacgcccatgccgaccaacatgccacatctacactagtcccacctgcctgcgtttggcccatggccCTCTAAACCAATGCTATTCACCTAgctgtttttaaacattgtgatagttttctttagagatacagcatagaaaccactggcccattgagtccacgccgaccatcctatgtgatcccactttctctcccACACCATACACAATAGTGAccatttttacagaggcccattaacctacaattgtagatgggatatgaaggaatcggagcacccggaggaaacgcatgcggtcatggggtgaaaaggtggtcaggatggaacccgggtctctggcactctgaggcagtggctctgcctGCTGAGCCTCATGTGctgtgcacagaaacaggcctttcagcacaccaagtccacgctgaccatcgatctatctgtccacactagttccatgttatcccactttgtcatccactccctccttcttcttcttcttcttcttcttcttcttcttcttcttcttcttcttcttcgtgttttttggcggttggcaaacaactttttagtgcattgccgccaccaactggtatggagtgtggatcaaataacattattacatatactaataacctatatctttctgaacaaattggttaccctgagaaaaagcaataggatttgatagcacttgtatgaatttttttgtaaaatatctattaaatcaaattgtactttttcttttctgaattgttcactcatttgtcttctttcttcctcatacctctcacaatgtataatgacatactctattgtctcttcttgcccacagtattcacatctgcctgtattatgcttgcctattataaaaagtgtactgttcagaccagtgtgtccaaatctgattcttgaaattactgtctcctcttttctgttttttcctgcacatctcatttctcccactttcctctggactctgtacaaccaccgtcctttccgctcttcctcccattgcttttgccatctttccttcagtctttgcttaataatgtctttgatttcagttttacctatgttaatacttaaatcaatcttacttctttttgttacctcttttgctaccttatctgccatttcatttcctctaatgccaatgtgtgctggtacccataaaaatatgactgtaagccccatcatttgaattctgaatagtgtttgttgtatttcaatctaaatgtctggtctactgtctgaatggctgtgctgtcatccactccctaggggcaatttacagagaccaattaaacaattagtgaaaatttacagagaccaattaaacaattgaaagtaggcatgcaggtgcagcaggcagtgaaaaaagccaatggtatgttaacattcatggcaaaaggatttgagtataggagcaggaaggttctactgcagttgtacagggtattggtgagaccacacctggagtattgtgtacagttttggtctccaaatctgaggaaggacattcttgccttagagggagtacatagaaggttcaccagactgattcctgggatgtcaggactttcatatgaatatctaaattcccatccttactgttttgttttccaggGAAACGAATCATTCCAATCGATGGGCAAGGCCTCCCGACTAAGATCATTTCTTCGCAACATTTTTTGCTGGCCTTGCTGCCTGAATGACAACAAAGGCACCATCTCGGGGAGTTCCCACAGCTCCACACCATCACTTCCTCGGTCCATGGAAAATATCATCATTCGGGACCGCCTCGAAAACGGCCGTGGAAAGGTGTCCAAAAAAATATTGGTaggtgcatggcattcttccatggctcagatactactttatagcagaaacacagcatggaaacaggcccttcggcccactgattccatgccgaccaacgattggataggatgcactagttcctgcatgctggggacaattaactgaagccaattaatctacaatcccatatatctttgaagtgtgggaggaaaccagggcactggtgttagtcaggggttatggggagaaggcaggaatatggggttaggagggagataaagatctgccatgattgagtggcagattaagattgatgggccaaatggcctaactctgcttctatgaccgtatgagcacctgaagaaaatcccatgcggtcacggggagaacatacaaactccccacagacagcagccacagtcaggatggaacccgggtctccggcgctgtatggcagcacatctaccattgctacaatatatttgtgacttctgaataaaacatttggaaatgtgaaaagttgaaaacacaggagcttgtttctgtgctctttAGTTCAATGTCTACAACAGACGCAAAATTTAATGAGATTCTGGTTTCTCTCATAAGGGGCaagagtcagaggatatagagtgatgcagtgtggccctttggcccatcttgcccacaccggccacgtgtcccacctgcctgcatttggcccatatccctccaaacttgtcatatccatgtacctgtccaattgcttcttaaacattgcgatagtcaatgcttcaacttcctcctctggcagctcgttccatacacccacctcaatgtgagaggggaaagatttagaaacatagagacatagaaaataggtgcaggagtaggccattcggccctttgagcctgcaccgccattcaatatgatcatggctgatcatccaactcagtaacctaaacctgccttctctccataccccctgatccctgtagccacaagggccacatctaactccctcttaaatatagccaatgaactggcctcaactaccttctgtggcagagaattccacagattcaccactctctgtgtgggacctgtaatagggacctgaggggcagctttttcacacaggtgggtgtagtgGTACAAAAGGCTGAGGTTAtcatatcgaggtgtataaaatcatgaggggaatagaaagagtGAATGCAGAGGGTGTTTTATCTcgggaggggaatcaagaccagaggacatgggtttaaggtgagagggggaagatttaataggaatctgaggggtgttaGGTTTTGggtgcgagctgccagaggaggtagttgtggcaggaactacacaatatttaaaagtcaACTGAACAGGTAGATGGGTAGAAAATGTTTCAAGGGGTATGGggcaaacgtgggcaggtaggactggcGTAGAAAATGGGCATCTTGGCTGGTTTGGGTaagttgggttgaaaggcctgtttctgtggtgcatGGTGCTAAGGGTATAATGGTTTGAAAGATGCTCTGTATATGACTCCTGGAATGTGATTGGGGACACTCTTATCTTTCATTGCCTTGGACTCCCTGTAGTTTGAAATGGGAGGAGAGAATATAGATCCTAATATCAAGTAGGGTTAATTATTTGTTCAAAAGATGACCCTTTGCCAAACATGGTGTGAAGGCATCAGAAAAATCAATCTAAATGTCAATAATTTAAAATTAACGAGACCTTTCCCTACtgcagtgagttgcagtagtccagacgggaggagatgaaggcatggatcagtctttcagcagcgggaggtgtgagagagggtctgattttggcgatgttgcggagatgatggAAAGAGGTTTTAGTGACATGGCgggtgtgaggctcaagggagagggtggaatcaaagatcacgccaaggttgcgggcctggggagatggggagacagtggtgacgtcgatggtgagagtggggttattgattttgctgagtgtggatttggaggctatgaggaggaattctgttttattgctgttgagtttgaggaagttatgttgcatccaggtttttatagctgacaaacaggagttgatatgggagaggggggggggggggggggggcgttgtggggggatttggtgccgaggtagatctgggtgtcatcggcgtaacagtggaagtccaggttgaagtggcggagtatgtgaccaagggggaggatgtagatgatgaagaggagggggccgagtacggagtcttggggaacgccttgagtgactgtggctgtagcagaggtgggtttatggagagagatgaagtgggatctgttggaaaggtaggaacagagccagctgagtgcagaaccttcaataccAAGGTCCCCAAGTCTCGTAAGCAGGattttatggttcactgtatcgaaggctgcactcaggtcgaggaggatgaggatgttgagggaaccagtgtcagcagaggtgaggaggtcgttgaggactggtGTGAAAGGGTATTCAATGTATGGTGTGAACTcgatggtctgaagggcctgtttctgttctgtatctctaaacttaactgacCGCAGGCCTGAGGATTGCAAACGACTGGTCAAATAATGGGGTAGCATTTAtctaagatacacacaaaatactggagtaactcagcgggtcagacagcatctgaggagagaaggaatgggtgacgtttcgtgtcgagacccttcttcaaactgagaggcaagggagatggagtctgcagatatggaagggtgaggtgtgaaaatgacagatcaaagaagACGATGCGATTGAAGCGGAGCATTTTTCTAACACTTGTTTGTTTTCTGGTAAGAGGTTGTTAAATTCCTTTCAGTAGAACCTCAGTGCCACCCCACTCAATACACCTAGCATCTGAAGTAAATACTTTTTCCCTTCCTCTCCAGGTGACCGACGAAGAGAGATCCCCAGCCGTCATACAGCGAGCCATGGCTAAACACAATCTGGATGGCGACTGGCAGGATTATCATCTTGTCCTGATCGTCTCCAAAGACAGAGGTGTGGAATAAAACATAGGTTCCTTGATGCTGGAAGATGTACAATATTCCTCCTAAACTCAAtgtgttggaggagctcagcataTATGAAGGTTATTATATTAAGCACTATGTTCAGcatattaagttacagagaaaggttgaacaagttaggtctttattctttggagcacagaaggttaaggggggacttgatagaggtctttaaaatgatgagagggatagacagagttgacgtggataagcttttcacattgatagtagggaagcttcaaacaagaggacatgacttgagaattaagggacagaagtttaggggtaacatgagggggaacttctttactcagagagtggtagctgtgtggaatgagcttccagtggaattggtggaggcaggttcgatgttatcatttaaaaataaattggatagttatatggacgggaaaggaatggagggttatggtgtgagtgcaggtagatgggactaggggagaataagtgtttggcacggactagaagggccgagatggcctgtttccgtgctgtaattgttatctgattatatggttatatggttataaggtggcacagcggtagagttgcttccttacagcattagagaccccatttccatcctgactccaggtgctgtctgtacggaatttgtacgttctcctataACCGcaggagttttctccgggtgctccggtttcctcccaccctccaaagacatgaaggtttgtaggttaattggcatccatAAAatatttgtccctggtgtgtaggatagtgctagtgtacaggtgatcgcaggtccacatggactcgatgggccgaagagactgttttTCCATGCGTGTGACTACTAAAATACTGaacaaaatgaaactaaattatctgtggagggaatgggcaggtgacatttcaggttgaaacctttCATATTGGATATGGAACCCACTTCCagttcgggttgagtctgaagaagggccccaacacaaaacgtcgcctgtccatgcctTCCAATGCGTGgaagcaggcactttggccctacacgcccataccgaccaacatgccacatctacactagtcccacctgcctgcgtttggcccatggccCTCTAAACCAATGTTATTCACCTAgctgtttttaaacattgtgatagttttctttagagatacagcatagaaaccactggcccattgagtccacgccgaccatcctatgtgatcccactttctctcccACACCATACACAATAGTGAccatttttacagaggcccattaacctacaattgtagatgggatatgaaggaatctgagcacccggaggaaacgcatgcggtcatggggtgaaaaggtggtcaggatggaacccgggtctctggcactctgaggcagtggctctgcctGCTGAGCCTCTGTGctgtgcacagaaacaggcctttcagcacaccaagtccacgctgaccatcgatctacctgtccacactagttccatgttatcccactttgtcatccactcccttcttcttcttctacttcttcttctttttcttcttcttcttcttcttcttcttcttcttctatagtgttttttggcggttggcaaacaactttttagtgcattgccgccaccaactggtatggagtgtggatcaaataaca
Proteins encoded in this region:
- the LOC116979487 gene encoding ral guanine nucleotide dissociation stimulator-like 1 — protein: MTTIRGTDTTADDTADTAADDTANDTAADMPDDMTDDMPVELQRKRNESFQSMGKASRLRSFLRNIFCWPCCLNDNKGTISGSSHSSTPSLPRSMENVIIRVRLENGRGKVSIKILVTDEERSPAVIQRAMAKHNLDGNWQDYHLVLIVSKDRGKRIIPIDGQGLPTKIISSQHFLLALLPE